In a single window of the Pirellulales bacterium genome:
- a CDS encoding redoxin family protein translates to MSRRWTLCVLVAAILTSAGAVCGADDSVKVGERVADFTFKDIRYLERNLGEFGERKAYVIVFTNLDCPLVKRYLPKLRDLDAKYRDQGAQFIAMNVGPTDSIMEMAYQALKADCHFAFCKDFDGEVVRALGVQRTPQVCVLDADRKLRYRGRIDNQYRVGGVSEAAVSEDLQNALEDVLAGRDVQVAETPCDGCKITPAPAVESKNLTYSHDVAPLLKQHCQECHRGNTTAPFTLSSYEDAKGNGAMIAEVVREQRMPPCYASEENTEIVNRQALSVKDRDTIISWVHSGMAAGDLDKAPEPLPPADSKWQIGEPDLVLTMSKPIKIPAQGVIAYKYVILPHQFTEDTWVSDIEILPGNRDVVHHLNMAALVGSKISDAQFITGYVPGGEAMMLDPHHGFRIPKGARLVLQIHYVTTGEETTDQTSVGFNFVKDRLQKEIQHFRVTTGKFAIEPNHPHYLVEAERTLAGDATGIGMFSHMHLRGKDMLFNAIYPDGKEETILAIPNYNFDWQMNYRWAPKTKKFPKGTKIHCLAHFDNSKFNPYNPDPNATVKEGDQTYEEMMFGFFFYTLDDEQLDLEIDPKTGHVVGQPKPEQQAGK, encoded by the coding sequence AAGGTTGGCGAGCGGGTTGCGGACTTCACGTTCAAGGACATTCGTTACCTGGAGCGGAATCTGGGCGAGTTCGGCGAGCGCAAGGCGTACGTGATTGTATTCACCAATCTCGATTGTCCGCTGGTGAAGCGGTACCTGCCAAAGCTCCGCGATTTGGACGCCAAGTATCGCGACCAGGGCGCGCAGTTCATTGCCATGAACGTGGGGCCGACCGACTCGATCATGGAAATGGCGTACCAGGCGCTTAAAGCCGACTGCCACTTCGCCTTCTGCAAGGATTTTGACGGCGAGGTGGTGCGGGCGCTTGGCGTGCAACGCACGCCGCAGGTGTGCGTGCTCGACGCCGATCGCAAGTTGCGATACCGCGGCCGGATCGACAATCAGTATCGCGTGGGAGGGGTGAGCGAAGCGGCGGTGAGCGAGGATTTGCAGAACGCGCTCGAGGATGTGCTTGCCGGTCGCGACGTCCAGGTGGCCGAGACGCCGTGCGATGGCTGCAAGATCACGCCGGCCCCGGCGGTGGAGTCGAAGAACCTGACCTATTCGCACGATGTGGCGCCGCTGCTCAAACAGCATTGTCAGGAGTGCCATCGTGGCAACACCACCGCGCCGTTCACGCTTTCCAGTTATGAGGACGCCAAGGGGAACGGCGCGATGATCGCCGAGGTGGTGCGCGAACAGCGCATGCCGCCGTGCTACGCCAGCGAGGAAAACACCGAGATCGTTAACCGCCAGGCGCTTTCGGTGAAAGATCGCGACACGATCATCTCCTGGGTGCATAGCGGCATGGCGGCGGGCGATTTGGACAAGGCGCCCGAACCGTTGCCGCCCGCCGACAGCAAGTGGCAGATCGGCGAGCCGGACTTGGTGCTCACGATGTCGAAGCCGATCAAGATCCCCGCGCAAGGGGTCATCGCCTACAAATACGTGATCCTGCCGCACCAATTCACCGAAGACACGTGGGTCAGCGACATCGAGATTCTGCCGGGCAACCGCGACGTGGTGCATCACCTCAATATGGCGGCCCTGGTCGGGAGCAAGATCTCCGACGCGCAGTTCATCACCGGGTATGTGCCCGGCGGCGAAGCGATGATGCTCGATCCGCATCACGGTTTCCGCATCCCCAAGGGGGCGCGGCTGGTGCTACAGATTCACTACGTGACCACCGGAGAAGAGACGACCGATCAAACGTCGGTGGGCTTCAACTTTGTGAAGGATCGCTTGCAGAAGGAGATTCAGCATTTTCGTGTGACGACCGGCAAGTTCGCCATCGAGCCGAATCATCCGCACTATCTGGTGGAGGCGGAGCGCACGCTGGCGGGCGACGCGACCGGCATTGGCATGTTCAGCCACATGCACCTGCGCGGCAAGGACATGTTGTTCAACGCGATTTACCCGGACGGCAAGGAAGAGACCATCCTCGCCATACCGAACTACAACTTCGATTGGCAGATGAACTATCGCTGGGCGCCCAAGACGAAGAAGTTCCCCAAGGGGACGAAGATTCATTGCCTGGCGCACTTCGACAATTCAAAGTTCAACCCCTACAATCCCGACCCCAACGCCACGGTGAAGGAAGGGGACCAGACGTACGAAGAGATGATGTTTGGCTTCTTCTTCTACACGCTGGACGACGAGCAGCTTGACTTGGAGATTGATCCCAAGACAGGGCATGTCGTCGGACAGCCGAAGCCAGAGCAGCAAGCGGGCAAGTAG